A single candidate division WOR-3 bacterium DNA region contains:
- a CDS encoding TrkA family potassium uptake protein yields the protein MYIIIAGAGIIGHEVTKVLVNGKHDVVVIDKDPKVCESIYAETGALTINGNATDIHTLEKAGAIKADVILCLMREAADNIACALLAKSLGIPRIVARLRNPRYAEAYVLAGVTTIVRMSDLLVNQIIMEVEQPKVKQVTTLGGGKAQVYAVKVPKSAQSIGMKIKEITEKRKFPRDVVFVGIYREEAGDFLIPRGSNTIEEGDTVFLISKSQDIKKATDFLTKTR from the coding sequence ATGTACATAATCATAGCAGGGGCAGGGATAATTGGGCACGAGGTTACTAAGGTTCTTGTTAACGGTAAACATGATGTCGTGGTTATTGACAAGGACCCTAAGGTTTGTGAATCGATATATGCAGAAACTGGAGCGTTGACCATTAACGGCAATGCGACCGACATCCACACACTGGAAAAGGCAGGAGCCATAAAAGCCGATGTGATTCTGTGTCTGATGCGAGAAGCCGCGGACAACATTGCCTGTGCACTGCTCGCGAAAAGTCTTGGCATTCCCCGTATCGTGGCGCGTTTGAGAAATCCTCGTTATGCTGAAGCCTATGTGCTGGCGGGTGTTACGACCATCGTGAGGATGTCCGATTTGCTGGTGAATCAAATAATCATGGAGGTTGAGCAGCCGAAAGTCAAACAGGTCACGACGCTCGGTGGAGGTAAAGCACAAGTATACGCCGTTAAAGTCCCGAAAAGTGCCCAGAGTATAGGCATGAAAATAAAGGAGATAACTGAGAAGAGGAAATTCCCCAGGGATGTCGTATTCGTCGGAATCTACCGTGAAGAAGCCGGTGATTTCCTGATCCCGAGAGGAAGTAATACGATAGAAGAAGGCGATACGGTCTTCTTGATATCCAAGAGCCAGGACATAAAGAAAGCAACCGATTTTCTCACCAAGACACGGTAG